Proteins from one Myxococcales bacterium genomic window:
- the argH gene encoding argininosuccinate lyase, which translates to MEALNTSVDVDSALWREDIQGSLAHARGLGRAGVLSDAEVLELSRGLEQITGEIERGELVWDRAKEDVHMNIEARLTAICGPVGGKLHTARSRNDQVATDLRLYARRRANEALDALDDLGRAIVDKAADEIDTLMPAYTHLQRAQPSRLSHHLMAWQEMLWRDRGRIADALVRLDECPLGAGAVAGTGFPLDREATARELGFRQATRNSIDATGSRDFLMELGAALAILGVHLSRIGEEIVLWSSQEFGFISLSDQFSTSSSMMPQKKNPDVAELVRGKAALLIGSVTALLVLEKSLFFGYGRDLQEDKRPIFDAFDNAIVSVAALTGAIATASFNRERMRDALGGGHVCATDVADFLVSHAGLPFREAHHIVGAIVRTAEARGVQIGELSPEELGAAHAALGTDAVRSALDPALAVERRNVLGGPAKARVLEAISAARESWG; encoded by the coding sequence ATGGAAGCGCTGAACACCAGCGTGGACGTGGATTCGGCCCTGTGGCGTGAGGACATTCAGGGTTCGCTCGCCCACGCGAGAGGGCTTGGGCGCGCGGGTGTGCTCTCGGACGCCGAAGTGCTCGAGCTGTCACGGGGGCTCGAGCAGATCACGGGAGAGATCGAGCGGGGAGAGCTCGTGTGGGACCGCGCCAAGGAGGATGTTCACATGAACATCGAGGCGCGCCTGACGGCGATCTGCGGTCCGGTGGGCGGTAAGTTGCACACCGCCCGCTCGCGCAACGATCAGGTCGCGACCGATCTGCGGCTCTACGCCAGGCGCCGCGCAAACGAGGCGCTCGACGCACTCGACGATTTGGGGAGAGCCATCGTCGACAAGGCCGCGGACGAGATCGATACGCTGATGCCCGCCTACACGCATCTGCAGCGCGCGCAGCCGAGTCGTCTGTCGCATCACTTGATGGCGTGGCAAGAGATGCTGTGGCGCGATCGCGGCAGAATCGCCGATGCGCTCGTGCGGCTCGATGAGTGCCCGCTCGGGGCCGGCGCCGTCGCGGGCACGGGTTTTCCCCTCGACCGCGAGGCGACGGCCCGCGAGCTCGGCTTTCGGCAGGCCACCAGGAACAGCATCGACGCCACGGGCAGCCGTGACTTCTTGATGGAGCTCGGCGCTGCTCTGGCCATCCTGGGTGTGCACCTGTCGCGCATCGGAGAAGAGATCGTGCTCTGGTCGAGCCAGGAGTTCGGGTTCATCAGCTTGAGCGACCAGTTCTCCACCAGCTCGAGCATGATGCCGCAGAAGAAGAACCCCGACGTGGCAGAGCTGGTGCGCGGCAAGGCTGCGCTCCTGATCGGAAGTGTGACGGCGCTGCTGGTCCTGGAGAAGAGCCTGTTCTTCGGCTACGGGCGCGATCTGCAGGAGGACAAACGCCCGATCTTCGACGCCTTCGACAACGCCATCGTCAGCGTCGCCGCTCTGACCGGTGCGATCGCGACGGCCAGCTTCAATCGTGAGCGCATGCGGGACGCCCTCGGTGGCGGCCACGTGTGTGCGACGGACGTGGCGGACTTTCTCGTCAGTCACGCGGGGCTGCCGTTCCGGGAGGCGCATCACATCGTGGGCGCCATCGTGCGGACCGCGGAGGCGCGAGGTGTGCAGATCGGCGAGCTTTCGCCCGAGGAGCTGGGCGCGGCCCACGCGGCGCTCGGAACCGACGCGGTGCGCTCGGCGCTCGATCCCGCGCTGGCCGTGGAGCGACGCAACGTGCTCGGCGGGCCGGCCAAGGCCCGGGTGCTCGAAGCGATCAGCGCCGCCCGCGAGAGCTGGGGCTGA
- a CDS encoding ketoacyl-ACP synthase III — MSGLQIIGSGKHLPGRPYTNHDLARVMDTSDAWIRQRTGIGQRHFCPEGLGVSDLAVEASRQALENAGRAPEDVDYVLFNTMTPDHVFPGSGVILASKLGCRGVPALDLRQQCAAMIYSFQLADALLASGAARTLLIVGAEAHAGFMPWRDWDILERDTGARPSQADFERATHHRALAIIFGDGAGALVVERGPRVDSGLLGIDLHADGRFADRLAIPAGFRSRPFISEKTVAEDLWIPRMDGREVFRQAVTLLPKSVARACSKAGVSLQQIDWFIAHQANERINDAVRERLGVPAEKVPSNIERYGNTSTATIPILTDEMRRDGRLRPGQLVCFLALGAGLHWGSAIWRA; from the coding sequence ATGTCGGGACTTCAGATCATCGGCTCGGGCAAACACCTGCCCGGCCGCCCGTACACCAATCACGATCTGGCGCGGGTCATGGACACGTCGGACGCTTGGATCCGGCAGCGCACCGGCATCGGGCAGCGCCACTTCTGTCCCGAGGGGCTCGGGGTGTCGGATCTGGCCGTCGAGGCCTCGCGCCAGGCGCTCGAGAACGCGGGGCGTGCGCCGGAGGACGTCGACTACGTTCTGTTCAACACCATGACGCCAGACCACGTGTTCCCGGGGTCGGGGGTCATCCTGGCATCGAAGCTCGGCTGTCGAGGTGTGCCGGCGCTCGATCTGCGGCAGCAGTGCGCCGCCATGATCTACAGCTTTCAGCTCGCGGACGCGCTGCTCGCGAGCGGCGCCGCGCGGACGCTCTTGATCGTGGGCGCCGAGGCGCACGCCGGGTTCATGCCCTGGCGAGACTGGGACATCCTGGAGCGGGACACCGGCGCGCGTCCGTCGCAGGCGGACTTCGAGCGGGCCACACACCACCGCGCCCTGGCGATCATCTTCGGCGACGGTGCCGGCGCGCTGGTGGTCGAGCGCGGGCCCCGGGTGGACTCCGGGCTCTTGGGGATCGATCTGCACGCCGACGGTCGCTTCGCCGATCGCTTGGCGATCCCCGCCGGCTTTCGCAGTCGTCCGTTCATTTCGGAAAAGACCGTGGCCGAAGACCTGTGGATCCCACGCATGGATGGGCGGGAGGTGTTCCGTCAGGCCGTGACGCTGTTGCCCAAGTCGGTCGCGCGGGCGTGTTCCAAGGCCGGAGTGAGCCTTCAACAGATCGACTGGTTCATTGCGCACCAGGCCAATGAGCGGATCAACGACGCGGTCCGGGAGCGGCTGGGGGTGCCGGCGGAGAAGGTGCCGTCCAACATCGAGCGCTACGGCAACACCTCGACGGCGACCATCCCGATCTTGACCGACGAGATGCGCAGGGACGGTCGGCTACGCCCCGGCCAGCTCGTGTGTTTCCTGGCCCTCGGCGCCGGGCTCCACTGGGGCAGCGCCATCTGGCGAGCGTAG
- a CDS encoding dynamin family protein: MLEAFRERKLEVIEALGNLSDVARAVGAASLAARVDTDLVKKLERDRFHLVVVGEFNHGKSTFVNALLGESVLPVGVTPTTAVIHHIVWGDTPSSKVVLESGDEAPLPFEDVRTFATGGARSAEAVSYVEVAYPAELLRERIVLVDTPGVNDLSLTRAEITYGYIPRSDAVLFVLDAGQPVKESERQFLEHQLIGKSRDKIVFVVAKSDIWSEAEREEALGYVRNRLGALVEAPPVFAVSAQAALAGRKDQSGIDELVAHLTHFLAEERGRILLTNALGEGRAAAGVLGRGVDARRRAAAMSDEQLARRLELLESDLAGHSDTIESRRLAIREEAGAIKAWARRDLDRFCDDVIRQLPQILEQSRGEDLKLHLGPFFEQSFREWAEAETQEIARALEKLAERMVALVKDDAHDVGTRVSGAMGADLKAPPIEVDRFAYDVGIFAVLSLGMGVIFANALLGGLLLAAAPALALWNRGRTEAEIKKRALELGPLVLREAAAKVGPKIDEMVDEFAVRLDEWVVTAGQELHREIIEVLAAVSAERKAGEPDRDAELACCDREAARLAEASERLELLTRKLAGAQA; encoded by the coding sequence ATGCTGGAAGCCTTCCGCGAGCGAAAGCTCGAGGTCATCGAAGCACTGGGGAACCTGTCCGACGTCGCCCGGGCGGTCGGCGCTGCGTCATTGGCAGCGCGGGTCGACACCGATCTGGTGAAGAAGCTGGAGCGCGACCGCTTCCACCTGGTGGTGGTCGGTGAGTTCAACCACGGCAAGAGCACGTTCGTGAATGCGCTGCTCGGCGAGTCGGTGCTGCCGGTCGGAGTGACCCCGACCACGGCGGTGATTCACCACATCGTCTGGGGTGATACCCCGAGCTCGAAGGTCGTGCTCGAGTCGGGAGACGAGGCGCCGCTGCCGTTCGAGGACGTACGCACCTTCGCCACTGGCGGAGCCCGCTCAGCCGAGGCGGTGAGCTACGTCGAGGTGGCGTACCCAGCGGAGCTGCTCAGGGAGCGCATCGTGCTGGTCGACACACCCGGAGTGAATGACCTCTCGCTCACCCGGGCGGAGATCACCTACGGCTACATCCCGCGTTCGGACGCGGTGCTGTTCGTGCTCGACGCCGGGCAGCCGGTGAAAGAGAGCGAGCGTCAGTTCCTCGAACATCAGCTGATCGGCAAGTCCCGCGACAAGATCGTGTTCGTCGTGGCCAAGAGTGACATCTGGTCGGAGGCGGAGCGGGAGGAAGCCTTGGGTTACGTCCGCAATCGTCTGGGTGCTCTGGTGGAAGCGCCGCCGGTATTTGCTGTCAGCGCCCAGGCTGCGCTGGCAGGGCGCAAGGACCAGAGCGGGATCGACGAGCTGGTCGCACACCTGACGCATTTCCTGGCCGAGGAGCGCGGTCGCATCTTGCTCACCAACGCCCTGGGTGAGGGGCGCGCGGCCGCCGGCGTGCTCGGCCGCGGCGTGGATGCCCGGCGGCGCGCGGCGGCGATGAGTGATGAGCAGCTGGCACGGCGGCTCGAGCTTCTGGAGTCCGATCTGGCCGGGCACTCCGACACCATCGAGTCGCGGCGGCTGGCGATCCGAGAAGAAGCCGGCGCCATCAAGGCCTGGGCGCGCCGCGATCTGGATCGTTTCTGCGACGACGTCATCCGGCAGCTGCCGCAGATCTTGGAGCAGTCTCGCGGTGAAGATCTGAAACTACACCTCGGGCCGTTCTTCGAGCAGTCGTTCCGGGAGTGGGCCGAGGCGGAGACTCAAGAGATCGCGCGGGCGCTCGAGAAGCTCGCGGAGCGCATGGTGGCCCTCGTGAAGGACGATGCCCATGACGTTGGCACACGCGTCAGCGGCGCGATGGGCGCCGATCTCAAGGCGCCACCCATCGAGGTCGATCGGTTCGCGTACGACGTGGGGATCTTCGCCGTCCTGAGCCTCGGCATGGGAGTGATCTTCGCAAACGCCCTGCTCGGTGGCCTGCTGCTCGCGGCAGCGCCGGCCCTCGCGCTCTGGAATCGCGGGCGCACCGAGGCGGAAATCAAGAAGCGGGCGCTCGAGCTGGGCCCGCTCGTGCTGCGCGAAGCCGCGGCCAAGGTCGGTCCCAAGATCGACGAGATGGTGGACGAGTTTGCGGTCAGGCTGGACGAGTGGGTCGTGACGGCGGGGCAGGAGCTGCACCGCGAGATCATCGAGGTGCTCGCGGCGGTCTCGGCCGAACGCAAGGCTGGGGAGCCGGATCGCGACGCGGAGCTCGCCTGCTGTGATCGCGAGGCGGCGCGGTTGGCGGAGGCGAGCGAGCGGCTCGAGCTGTTGACCCGGAAGCTGGCAGGAGCCCAGGCGTGA
- a CDS encoding M48 family metallopeptidase, producing MARVEALDFQKFVNDRKQGQPGASSGEESHAYAYAWDRKTRAAFESMKPVELAVAAGVRMFKHIGKAELLGHAVKVGPRQFPRVQSLAERCGETLGVATPTLYVVNNPHLNAATYGTNDDSFIMIHSGLVDHLSDPELMSVIGHECGHIHNNHVVYLTTLHMLTRMASIFVRYISLPAVLALRAWSRRAEITCDRAGALCARDLDVASRALTKLALGSQKLYQELNIEAFLEQHEEAQGSVGRFSEVFATHPWLPKRVLALRLFGESSLFRQHVGAGDDGLGMSDVDERVHEIVKVLG from the coding sequence TTGGCCCGCGTCGAAGCGCTCGATTTCCAAAAGTTCGTCAACGACAGGAAACAAGGCCAACCGGGGGCAAGCTCGGGGGAAGAGTCCCACGCTTATGCCTACGCCTGGGATCGCAAGACCCGCGCGGCTTTCGAGAGCATGAAACCCGTGGAGCTGGCGGTCGCCGCCGGCGTGCGGATGTTCAAGCACATCGGCAAGGCGGAGCTGCTCGGGCACGCGGTCAAGGTTGGCCCGCGGCAATTTCCGCGGGTTCAGTCGCTGGCCGAGCGCTGCGGCGAGACCCTCGGCGTCGCAACGCCGACCTTGTACGTCGTCAACAACCCGCACCTGAACGCGGCGACGTACGGCACCAACGACGACTCGTTCATCATGATCCACTCGGGGCTCGTGGATCACCTCTCGGACCCGGAACTGATGAGTGTGATCGGCCACGAGTGCGGGCACATTCACAACAATCACGTGGTCTATCTGACCACGCTGCACATGCTCACGCGCATGGCTTCCATCTTCGTGCGCTACATCAGTCTGCCGGCGGTGCTCGCTCTCCGAGCCTGGTCCCGTCGCGCGGAGATCACGTGTGATCGCGCGGGTGCTCTGTGTGCGCGGGATCTCGACGTGGCCTCGCGCGCGTTGACCAAGCTCGCGCTGGGCTCCCAGAAGCTGTATCAGGAGCTGAACATCGAGGCCTTTCTGGAGCAGCACGAGGAAGCCCAGGGCAGCGTCGGGCGGTTCAGCGAGGTGTTTGCGACGCACCCCTGGTTGCCGAAACGTGTGCTGGCCCTGCGCCTGTTTGGTGAGAGCTCGCTGTTCCGTCAGCACGTGGGGGCGGGTGACGACGGCCTCGGCATGTCGGACGTCGATGAGCGGGTCCATGAAATCGTGAAGGTCCTCGGCTGA
- a CDS encoding homoserine kinase encodes MARLTPLDLPDARVLGAAFGLDVAGVAPVSGGSVNSNFCLELADGRRVFLRIYEEQDRAGAVRELSRLGALARHGVPTPEPLMGTDGERVAAYRAKPVAMFPWVDGEIVCQARVRSAHARAVGGALAGVHLAAARADDEGRFTVADLQARLSRVREVSSDWGRVADDLSERLSTYTSRRDPELPAGLIHGDLFRDNVLWRGETIAALIDFESASRGPFVYDLMVCVHAWCFGDHFVPELVEAALAGYHAVRRLSPAEQGALEVEAALGALRFAITRITDYSLRAEAGQPPLRDYRRFLQRLAEIEAGVLVSARHVFG; translated from the coding sequence ATGGCCCGCCTCACGCCGCTGGATCTGCCGGACGCCCGTGTGCTCGGGGCCGCGTTCGGCCTCGACGTGGCGGGCGTTGCGCCCGTCAGCGGCGGCAGCGTCAATTCGAACTTCTGCCTGGAGCTCGCGGACGGTCGCCGCGTGTTTCTCAGGATCTACGAGGAGCAAGACCGAGCGGGCGCCGTCCGCGAGCTGTCACGGCTGGGGGCGCTCGCGCGCCATGGGGTGCCGACGCCGGAGCCGCTGATGGGGACGGACGGCGAGCGCGTCGCTGCGTACCGCGCGAAACCCGTGGCGATGTTTCCGTGGGTGGACGGCGAGATCGTGTGCCAGGCACGTGTGCGGTCGGCGCACGCGCGGGCCGTGGGCGGCGCGCTCGCGGGCGTGCACCTGGCCGCAGCGAGGGCAGACGACGAGGGTCGGTTCACCGTTGCCGATCTGCAAGCGCGTTTGAGCCGCGTGCGCGAGGTGTCGAGCGACTGGGGTCGAGTGGCCGACGACCTGTCGGAGCGGCTCTCGACGTACACATCCCGGCGCGACCCCGAGCTACCCGCGGGGCTCATTCACGGAGATCTTTTCCGCGACAACGTGCTGTGGCGGGGCGAAACCATCGCCGCGTTGATCGATTTCGAGAGCGCATCTCGCGGGCCGTTCGTCTACGATCTGATGGTCTGTGTGCACGCCTGGTGTTTCGGCGACCATTTCGTGCCCGAGCTCGTCGAGGCCGCACTCGCGGGTTATCACGCGGTGCGTCGTCTCTCGCCGGCGGAGCAGGGCGCCCTCGAAGTCGAGGCAGCGCTCGGCGCTCTGCGCTTCGCGATCACCCGCATCACCGACTATTCTTTGCGGGCGGAAGCGGGGCAGCCGCCGTTGCGGGACTACCGACGTTTTCTGCAGCGTTTGGCCGAGATCGAGGCCGGCGTGCTGGTCTCGGCCCGACACGTCTTCGGTTGA
- the hflX gene encoding GTPase HflX, which yields MTEVYGNTSGLPPSALRALERVYRRRVPLDKIATPELVRSLAEASRESQRQVGALVHRSGQIDYVVVGSPTGLMLPDIGRLRAAEGRFRALRLVHTHLFNEPLTRDDLVDLTRLRLDLIAAVLLSPGGEPRSMTWAYNVPMHAGSGTPYQVEAPVAWGTPQPNFGELIAALEREFQSSARLREVGAKDGRAILVHVGEKRTPGAQHRAASRLSELSSLAETAGVQVVDKVIQLRDRVDPKLVLGRGKLEDVVMRAIELEVETLIFDLNLSAAQAHGISMQTDLKVIDRSQLILDIFAQRAETRDGKLQVELAQLKYALPRLGLKDDSLSRLTGGIGGRGPGETKLEIGRRRARDRVNQLERALGELSKKRAERRRQRTRSGIPVVAIVGYTNAGKSTLLNTLTDAGVLAENKLFATLDTRARQLHLPDGRNIVLTDTVGFIREMPEGLFAAFRATFEEAAEADLVLEVVDASDPEHEEHERTTAALLDELGLSSLPRLTVYNKVDQLPVAEREPFERIPNATTICALQKATTITLLKRITERIPLRSPDGAAPVEPGAEGQETHELAGA from the coding sequence ATGACGGAAGTCTACGGAAATACCTCGGGCCTGCCCCCGAGCGCTCTCCGTGCGCTCGAGCGCGTCTACCGTCGCCGTGTCCCGCTCGACAAGATCGCCACGCCGGAGCTCGTGCGCTCGCTCGCCGAGGCCTCGCGCGAGAGTCAACGCCAGGTCGGTGCGTTGGTGCACCGCTCCGGACAGATCGACTACGTGGTCGTCGGCAGCCCGACGGGCCTCATGCTGCCCGACATCGGCCGCCTCCGGGCCGCCGAAGGGCGCTTCCGCGCGCTCAGGCTGGTGCACACGCACCTGTTCAACGAACCGCTGACGCGCGACGATCTGGTCGACCTCACGCGCCTGCGCCTCGATCTCATCGCGGCCGTGTTGCTCAGCCCGGGCGGGGAGCCGCGTAGCATGACCTGGGCCTACAACGTGCCCATGCACGCCGGCAGCGGCACGCCGTATCAAGTGGAGGCGCCCGTTGCGTGGGGCACACCGCAGCCGAATTTCGGCGAGCTGATCGCGGCGCTCGAGCGCGAGTTCCAGAGCTCGGCTCGCCTGCGCGAGGTCGGCGCCAAGGACGGCCGCGCGATCTTGGTCCACGTCGGCGAAAAACGCACGCCCGGCGCCCAGCACCGCGCGGCGTCTCGTTTGTCGGAGCTCTCGAGCCTGGCCGAGACCGCCGGTGTGCAGGTCGTCGACAAGGTGATCCAGCTGCGCGATCGCGTGGATCCAAAGCTGGTGCTCGGCCGCGGCAAGCTCGAGGACGTCGTGATGCGCGCCATCGAGCTCGAGGTCGAGACGTTGATCTTCGACTTGAACCTGTCGGCCGCGCAGGCCCACGGCATCAGCATGCAGACGGATCTGAAGGTCATCGACCGCAGTCAGCTGATCCTCGACATCTTCGCGCAAAGGGCCGAGACCCGAGACGGCAAGCTACAAGTCGAGCTGGCGCAGCTGAAATACGCTCTGCCTCGCCTGGGGCTGAAGGACGACTCCCTCAGCCGGCTCACCGGCGGTATCGGCGGACGCGGTCCCGGCGAGACCAAGCTCGAGATCGGCCGGCGCCGCGCCCGCGATCGCGTGAACCAGCTCGAGCGCGCGCTCGGCGAGCTGTCGAAAAAACGCGCCGAACGCCGGCGCCAGCGCACCCGCAGCGGCATCCCCGTGGTTGCCATCGTGGGTTACACGAACGCGGGCAAGAGCACGCTGCTCAACACGCTGACCGATGCCGGCGTGCTGGCCGAGAACAAACTCTTCGCCACGCTCGACACCCGCGCACGCCAGCTCCACCTGCCCGATGGTCGCAACATCGTGCTGACCGACACGGTGGGGTTCATTCGCGAGATGCCCGAGGGTTTGTTCGCGGCATTTCGCGCGACCTTCGAGGAGGCCGCCGAGGCGGATCTCGTGCTCGAGGTCGTGGATGCGTCCGATCCCGAGCACGAAGAGCACGAGCGCACGACCGCGGCGCTGCTCGACGAGCTCGGGCTCTCCTCTTTGCCGCGCCTCACCGTCTACAACAAGGTCGACCAGCTGCCGGTCGCGGAGCGCGAGCCGTTCGAACGCATCCCCAACGCCACGACCATCTGCGCGCTGCAAAAGGCGACCACCATCACGCTGCTCAAGCGCATCACCGAGCGCATCCCGCTACGCTCGCCAGATGGCGCTGCCCCAGTGGAGCCCGGCGCCGAGGGCCAGGAAACACACGAGCTGGCCGGGGCGTAG